AAAATATACAATGTAACAATCATATATGAACCGAATACTTAGTAGCCTTTAGTtgcaaattattttaaaatctaaCATTAGGCCATATCCAATCGcacaaaaaattatcaaaattaaTTCAACTTAAATTATTCAAATTGGGTTTGATGGATACAAATATCCAAGAGCAGAAGCCGAAGCAAGAAAGGGCGACTGAGATCATTGCATGAGATAATGTTGAAATCTCCAAGAAAATAGAAGTTGTAGACCAAGAAGATCTCTAGATGGAGCATTAAAAGAAGACATAAGCCTGTAGAAGACGATTTTGAAATTAATTCTCACATTGATTCAATGTCCGATCCCATAGTGGATCTTTTTGGAGAATCTGCCATTCTTGGCCAATCCAGGCAGCCAATACCATCACCGATTCCAATTACTTGAACCTCGCTGGAAACAGAATCCAAAGGTACGACGTATAACTAAGCTAGATGAAATAAGTACCGTCGGATTTCAGAGAGTCCCATATGATTTATAGGAGTGTTCTGCAGGGGAACACAGCTTCCACCAGTGCCCCCACAGTCTGTCTCTTTCCTCTGCCACTAAGATTCTAAAACTCAAAAACAGTCATGGAATCATCAGGACGGATATCAATCGATCGGTATCGGATAAATCTACCTACCAATTTTTATTACGCTTTTACCCTTGGATCATACATATGTATTGAGATCAAAAAGATTAGAATTAGGGATCAGTCAAGGTTGATATCATTCTAATTCAGTCAATTCTCATCGATCGAATCCAAGTTTCAGAATCATGCTGCCCATATATATCATTTTACATGAGAGAGCAAAGGAATAGACTATGGCGAAGGCTGCGCATACCCCACAAAAAATATTAAAGTTCAGTTTTTGTCAACTAGGCTCAAATACACTTAATGGAGGCAGAGGAGGGTCAACAATAGGTTAGTTCAGAAGTCCATTATAGAAAAATGTATCATTAGATGATTAGAATAATGGACTTTGATTAGAATAATGGACTATGATTTGTGAGCCTATGAACATGGGGAAGCTTCAAGAAGATAATAACATAGGGAGTACGTAGGTACTATTTATCCTGAAATCTTTGAAGTTAAAAGACTTGCCAACCAAATTAACATTAACATGGGATCAATGAAAATGCCCGCAGAGACATCAACATGGACGGAATATTTTATCTCACAGGGCATTGCAACCATAGCCTAATCGGGAATAAAGAATTATGAATCCCAAGGCATCGCGATCATAACCCAATCCGGAATAGAAAAAATTTAGGAAAATATTCTCCTCCAGTATGCAAGAAGGAAAACCCACAATCTGACAATCATATGATCCTCGTCCCAGCAACATTAATGACAACGGTAAAGGCCAAGATTTTTAAGGCATCGAGGAAGGATGAAAAGGGAGAAGCAAACCTTGGGTGATCCTCCTCACCCCACCCAGAAAATACAAACCCCAAAAAAGGGGATCGACTCACAAGCAACAGTGAATGTGGCCCACAGACCCCAAACACAAAAACTATGGCTTACTTCTGTTTACTGatcttaaaaattaaaaaataaaacaaaataaaaagagagaaattagagGATCAAGTAAAACCTTGGGTGATATACAGTAATCTCTCTAAAAAATTCTCAGGTCACCTTCCCTAAACAGAACAAGGAGAAAACACAAACATGCTTAACTAGTTTCAGAAGGAATGAGATAAACCACATCTAGTAATTTCTATATTCACAAATCGTTTATGAAAGCTCCAataaaattgaaggaaaaagaatgttttATTTTGGTAGCAATTGCTGAATTAGAAATGATGACCAATGAGAACTCGGCAGCTTAGGATAAAACAGCTCCATTACCACTGCTCGAACCAATGGTCAAAGCCATTTGCAAAATGACCAAAACCCTGGTGTTACTGGTACAGGGCCAGCCAGTCACCACTCCCGCATTTTCAGCAGTTCAGTCTCTCAAAGAAGTATAAGTACCCCATGTCTTTTGGGGGATTAACAGATGCCCCAACTTTGTCATCATTGAAGATTACCCATCTCCCATCTTTGTAGACATGAGCAACATAATGCCCACACTGAGTAGAGGTACCTATGTGGCTCACCAGTCCAATAAGCTTGTACTCTGCACAAGTGTGAAAACTAGGATCAATATTCATATTGCACCGGAACAAGCTATACAATTAACACATTCAGACAACCAAATCACAGTAATGATCAGCCAAGAAGGAAGACTTTTGACTGCCAATCATTGATATACTATCGTGTCCCTGTTGCTTAAACATCCTAATATCTCTAAACGTCTAAACATCTGTTCCATTACATGGAGCAAATCCTAGTAGAAAAGGCCACAAAAACTGACAAGTAATGTTTCATTCCAAAACATtgaccacccaaaaaaataaaaattttcaccaCCCAAAAGCATGTCTCAGATTTGAGCAGTTACATTAGGAGATTTAGAATGATAAACTACTGATTGACGGATCATTAACATATTGGCCGAGTTAACTCGTGGCCGGCCAGGACCAATCCAGCCAATACCACTGATCTCCCCAAATTATCCCCTCATGGATTTACAAAATACCAGCTGTGTTGTCCGAATAAACTCAGCTTTGGCCAGGACCCATCCAATCCTGAGTTCCAATCCCTAAATCCTTGTGATAAATACAATGAGTTACACATGGAAGTAATAGAAGCATCTGGAATTCTAGATGTTTATATTGGTCAGCAGAAAGAAAGGTCAAGCCCAAGAAACTTACTTCCTCCTCCATCAGGTAATCCCTCATCAGCCACACTTTGTGCACTGCTAGATGTGGTATCCATTTCTGCCGAAGCAGAAACCTGGGGGTTGTTAAATATCCAATCTGTGGCCTTCTCAATGTCCCCGCCCTGTGAATAGTTGAACATCAATAATGCAGTAGTGAAAGCTCCAACATTTGCAAGgcaaaaaaaaagttgggggAGGATGGCAGGGGAGAATATTCTTATTAACCAAAGACAATACTAAGAGGATACAAGAACCACACCGATGCTTTTAATGCTTTTCTAGAAACCTCTTCCTCAAATCCAAATGACACCAATGTATCAACTTTTGATTGGTCAACAAATGATAACAGCACCTCAGCAGTCTGTGCCTCTTGTGAAATAGGATCATCTATATCTGGAAACAAGAAACAACAAAATACATCAAGCCAGCTAGCCAGCTAGCCCACTCAAACTTGGGCTGTGCAGACATCCTTTTGAAGCCTGAAGTGACCTATGATATTGTTGTCTTTGTGATTATCACAGAGACAAATTTTGTATCGTAAGGCCACAATACCTGGATCATTCATGTGAGAAAGTAACCAATTCATTGCTTCCTCCACACCAGTATTTGATGTGTTGATAGCAGCTTTCTGACAGTGAAGATAGACAAATCCCATGTCTGCAAGCTGGGATACAATATCCTCATTGGCTGAAGGTTTACTTGCTTCTACTCCAGTCCCAGCAactgcacaaaaaaaaaaattagtaaggATAACCCTTATTTCATCACTTGTTTGGAGGCATGAAGGCCTCTACTCAGATGCATGCATGAAAGCATCCCGGATAGGGGAAACTGCTTCAACTAACAAGGAATCCTTTAGAAAAATGAGAACATGCTTTATTCTGGTTACCATTTTCCTGTCTTCAAATTTTTCCAGCGTAGGTTCCTAACCCACTCATTCTAAAAGCTCAAACAAccgggaaaaaaataaagaaacaggGAAACTGAAACCTTGACAAGGAATTCAGTCCTATAATGGAGGGCAACAAAGGAGGAAAATAATTGGCAATATAGATatcaaagaattaaaaaaaaaaaaaaaaaagaaaaaaactgttCATTATCTCTGTTCTTCAATTATCGTAGATTTTGAATGCACTCAGCCAGATACTTTGGTTCACCTTATAGGAAAATGCAAAACAAAGTGTTCAAATGCACTGAgtgaaggggggaggggaatattgagaatagaaagaaaaggggggaTGAGATCCTTCATATTAAGGCTTGGAGTCCTCAGTTCAAAATATCCATGATTTAAAAAATCTGTCCCTTGTTAAGGCACAAGAAATCTGTCCTTTATTAACCtggaaaaagcttatgacaaaGTCCTAGATAGTTAATCTGGCAAGTACTAGAAAGAGAAGTATTTCaagtaaataaaaaacataagtaaagatatgtatgatagTGTGGCGATTAGTGTAAAAACTGTGGGTTCAAGGTAGCAAATCCCAATTACAAGCAGGTTACATGAAGaatttgtttgcgcttatcatggatgaattaatcagagacattcaagatgatGTTCCATGGTATATCTATTTTACTAATGACTTGCTTTGGTGGAAGAGATAAAAGTAGGGATTAATACCAAGTTGGAGTTACGGAGATCaatcttggaatcaaaaggttttaagataagtagaacaaagatggAGTTATGATGTAACTTCAACTACAGGACGGACTATGAGGTGGTGCAAATCGATGAGAGGGAGGTGCATTCAAAGAAGGTTATTGatgtagtattttttttctttttctttttttttcttttttgggatgaATGTTATTGATGTAgtttcatttcttcctcttcccagcttcaaaattaaaaaaataaaaaagagaaaagaggcaGTACCATTGCCtcattttcattaaaaatccCTCATTGCCTCAAACATAGCCTGGTTTCGGAAAAAGTAGAATAAATGAATAACAAtccataatttaaaaataataaaaaaaaaaataataagaagaagaagaagaatttatccaaaagaaaataacacAAGAGTTTACTTTAGAATTCAGATTCCTAATTCAACTCATGATTTTTCCACTAAACGTGTAGAACATATGGATCGGTACAACCAACTAAAGGCTTGACCCTTCTTTCAGGTTGTAGTGGCatactaagaaaagaaaatgatcttCAAACTGTAAAGATGAGGTTAGTAATACTGTTCCATGTTAAACAGACCTGTTTGTGGTAAAAGTTCTTCTCCCGGCTGAAGACCCTGGCTTCGCATGTGACCAATATCTATAACATCAGGAACATCTATATAGACATCTGGAAAAATGACAACAGTGGCACCAGTTATTCCAGAAGTTGAGACAACTTATGTAAAACCAAGAAAACATACACTGATTGCAGGAAAAAATAGCAAAAGTCATCAAAGTTACCAAGCTTTTTGGGCACCCAGCCTTCCTCCATAACAAATTTCCGCATATGCAACACTAGGTAATCAGGAAATGAAGTCAAGCCAGCAGTTCTGCAAAAGATGAGACAACTCAGAACATTTCTACTTAAAGGTACAGGGAGAATTGAATTCAAcaaattcagccttatcccaaattaatggggtcggctaatggatccacccaaaaaaaaaaaaaaaaggaagaagaagaaaaagaaaacaaaagaagaagaagagtttgagAGGAAAGTGGCACAGCCCACCAAGTTCGGACAATCTCAGCTAAAcagggttggctacatggatccttgttcgccaataggctctatccaatgTCAAACTTGAGGCAAGAtcgagactatgcatgtcattcctcaccacttcacctatggttattttaggcctgcccctagctcttctagctccttcaatctgaattagGTCACTCCTAACTGGGGCGTCCTCAAgtctcctttgaacatggccataccacctcaaacaccTTTCGCGGAACTTGTCATTGATTGGAGCAATTCCCAAAACAGCTCTAATATGcttattccttactttatccttcctagtgtTGCTAcatatccatcttaacatcctcatcccCACTACACATAACTTTTCTATATAaaacttcttaactgcccaacattccacccccatacatcatagttggacgcacaacagtcctatagaattttccttcaagTTTTAAAGTACACCAGTCACATAAATCCTCCATGTTCTGATCTTTCGAGGGAATGGGGAAAATAATTTGACAAAGGTGAGGAAAAATACTGACATTGATCATCTTTATTACTACAACAATACCAGGGCATTAGCAGCCTGGTTTCAAGGACTTCACACTTTCTCAAATTCTGAGTAGCTTTTACTTCCAAGTAGTCAACAGGTAGCTTACTCACCCAATCTAGGCCCGAATTGATGAGTTTGCATGCCCCACAGGGCGTAGGACTAACATTAATGAAGTGAGGTGCATCACACATTCCCTATAAATGAGAAGTTTCTTATGCTTTCCTAGAACATGAAAATAATACAAGTTGATGATGTTTACAAACAAACGAGTAAACTGACAACGCTTACTTAATTGCTGTTGTCTTAGAATTCAAGGCAGCACTGAAAAAATCATGAACCTCCTCTGGAGCTGAAAAGCTTGCCAAACATGCTTCTAGGGGCACCCTTGGGCGTATAATTTCCTCTGCAGAACTGACAGATTAAGATAACATTAGTAGGATATAGGAAAATGATGGAATCAAGTATTACATTGGATGCTTGTTGATTTAACTCACACTTCCTTCCCTTCCAAACTCTTTTCTGCTTTCAACCTCTGAAATGCTTCTAGCTGTTCTGAACTCTCAAATCATGAGACCATTAGGAGACAACTTGAGGATGGGACCAATACATAACCTATTATTGCAGGAATTTACCTTTATTAATAGCTTCATGCAAAGGAATATTCAAAGAGAGAATGCAGTCAACCCTTTTATTGTAAGCAACTTTTCCAGATGAACACTGAAGTCGTTCTTCAATACCAAACTTGAAACTCCTTGATGGATCTGGTTCAGTTTTTCCAGTATTAGCCCGTTCAACTTGATCAAGAAGATGTAGGAAGAACTCCAAAGCATCCTAAAAAGTAGTTGATGGCATAAGAAAAAAGGATATATTAGTCAAGTACAACTCAATTAAACCTCCACAAGGATTTAACATATGATTTGATTTTCAGGACATTATTCTATATCAATGGCACTTATACCATTAAAGGGAACTACATTAAGGACATGTCCACCAGAATATGAAATCAGACACCAAGTAAAGATGGCATATTCACAGCTTCAGAatctaattaaattaaacaacACATTACCTGCTGCCGCATGCTAGAAAACTCAGGATGGCTAGCCGCAATAACTGCTTTAAACATGCGAGGAGTTATCCCTTCCtgcttctgaaaaaaaaaaaaaaaaaaaaggagatgcaTAGTAGTCAAGTGtggggagagaaaattttaataataaaatatatatatatatatatattttttaaagtcGATATACACTATTGAAATCTAATGGTCAGTGTGACCAACTGGAAAAGAAGGGCATCACAAAAGATTAATGATTACTTCAAGAAGAAATTTCAAGAGGGATCTagatgaattgcatagcataaaataaatataaaatgaaattcatCAGCAGATCAGGTCTTTTAGGCTTCAAGATTATATAGCGACactcattttctcttctttatctttcaTTGCTTGGAATATCAGAAGGCAAAAGTATCTCTGAATGGGCATGCCCAAAGAGTATCTTTGGAAAGGATATATAGCTATGCCATGTGAAAGTGTCATGTGGCACTTCTGTTGGATGCCTCGGTAATGATCTGGATatgccacatgtcaaattccaGGCTCAATTTGAATCATATACCAACCCACGAATCAGCATCCGCCCTCTTGGTAGTCTACGCattggtatcatgtaccctcTTGGTGGTCTAAGCAACGGTATGCACCTCTTAGTACTCCTGAATTTCTACTGCTTTATTTTTCAACTTGGTCAACTCTATCTACACTGAAACTTGATGTGTGAGAAGGTTCCCTGGTGTCTACCTGACGACAAAATTCCACCCCTATCTGACCAGCCACGTCACACAACTGAGTGTGCACATCCAAAGATTCCCTTTAAATGTGCCGGTCCAAAGAAACGAAACCCATATGTAACCCAAAATGATCACATTGATACATTTATCGGCAGAACAgattgagaaaataaattcaGGCATGAATAGTTTACAACATAAATTGGGTTTGGCATCAAGGTTTGTATGTAATCCTTGCCTCGGGTAACCAGTCTGGATCAGGATCAACCAAAGCCAATCCGAGTTTTAAATAGGATCTGCAAGGATCAATCAAGTTTAGCCTTGATGCAATCTGGATTACTTGGGAACAATCAAGCCCCTATCCATTGGATCTGTATCCAATCTGAATTTGATTAAGTTCTACCACCTGATACTGAGCAAATCCGAATCAGATATATCCCTGTCGTGATCCAAACCACATTAAAAATCCTATGGAATAATGTTACAGATCAGATATCATAGCTGACTACTCTATTTCACGTTGTCAAAAGTGAAGCAGCAGACTCAGAAAGGATGTAAagggatttcaatttcaatttctggttaaaatcctaaaatctgatgaagaatttgcaatttcaattttctgtttaaaaaaaatatatatatttccctCTAAAACAGACATGGCATAAAGATATCATGACTTCAATAATTTACATACCTCCTTTGCCGGGACTGAATATTTCCCAGACAGCAAACCATGTCCCAGTTTTGCCCTACCATTGAATAAACATATTAAACATTGAACCACCAAAAGGCACAAGTAACCCTAACAACTTGGTTTATCAACAGATTAAAAACCTTCAAATTAATCAGGAAGAATATTGggcagagaagaaaataaagattgaCAGCAAGTTGTTAAAATGCAGTGCTAGACATTTAAAGGAACCACAAGGCACTATGttctatttttaaatttcttctccctctcataGACCCAGGGCATTTTGGTGATTTGGGAGAGTCCTAATCATGTGTAGGGTGAGTCATTTGAGTCAATTAAAGAAAGCATAAGGAGCTTGGAtctgttcttttattttcttcactcTTATAACAGGAGCCAGGGTACTTGGTAATTTTAGTAATTTGAGCTATTGAGTCCTTTCCAGTGTGTACTATTGAGATCTTCATTATcaaaagggattttcttattcacACCCCCTAAACATGTCAAATAATTCgtaaccttacttttttaccttttaacATAACGCATTTTTTTCAACTAAGGTAAATAATGTCATTTCACATATGCACTAAAAAAAAGTACATGACAATGACAGcttttgataatgatataatgatagtcattttcaaaatattttttaaaacccttttataATACTAACACAAAGAACTTTTGGAAATAAGACAAGGggcgataaaaaaaaaaagtgtcaggTTCTAAATACACATATAGATGTGTCATTTAGACAATCCCTCATCATAATagtaaagaaataaattaataaaaaataccaAATCACTTATCAGAAATATTAAATAACAATATTAACCCATTAAGCACATATATAATCGCCTCCATGCTTTTCCAATGCTTAGTAAATGTTTATGAATTTGCTTGAAGCCGCGTTTCTTCTCAACCTTGAAGCTAAAATATTTTACAACCCTACATGTGATGTTTAGAAAGCCTAATGTAGTTCTAGAAATTATCTCATCACCCTTTACCTtgttatttataatttattaatgCTACTGCAATTTACCCAGTCCAAGAGTGAATGCCTCACAGAGGCATAACAGGGCTGCTCTGCCATAGGCACCCCAGCTCAATGTTTTTCACCTTAACTCGGGCTAGGTATGAAACAATAGAAAAGCACCAGGCTAACCTGGCCTGCTTAGAACTGAATAGTCATTTCATCGCTATTTGACAGTCTTTTCACCTAAAAAATGATCTGACATGAAATCTACAAACCTATCAATTAAGTAATAGCACAACTATAAAATGCTATGAATATGTGAGTGTTTACAATTGGTGTTGACAAAAGGTAACCAACCTTTGCACATTCCATAAAAAATTCTACATATAAACTTTCTTTTAAGCagttaatttcttttttataaattagACAAAGGTTCTATCTGTGCTAAGCTACTTAAATTACGTAGTAGTAGAATTAAAACAATGTGCACATTTAAGTGTTTTGCTCACATCAACAATCCAACATGGACTTAGAGGAGAAAACACAATATGAACATTATAGGTTCCCCCCTCCACCCAAAGTAAGTAATTTAGATTTTACTAAAGAAAAAGTAATTTAGTTTACTAAAGATAAACTAGGAAAATGTTGTAGCGATGCTTAAGATAACGagtaacagagaagaaaatctaaGTACAAAGTAGGGGggaaaaacaggaaaaaaaatccaaaatattgATAAACAAAATGCCTAAACAGATTCTATGCACCAACCCAATGTTTCTTCCTTAATGCTCGTCAATAGTATGATATTATTGGCTCTAGATAAAACAAACCCTTGGTAGCAGATTGGGCTTCAGCCTAGCAAAACGCAAAGTTTCTTCCTTGAATGCCAATCAATAGTATGATGTTATTGGCTATAGATAAAACAACCCTTGGTAGCAAAAGcctctacaacaacaacaacaacatagccttatcccaactaaatgcgatcggctacatggatttttgctctccaatcagctctactCGTAAACATACAAGATACGAGTCCTAACccatgcatgtcttttctcaccactttgCCAAGGGCTATTTTAGGCCTGTCACTGGCTCTTTTAGTGCCTTCCACCTGAATCAAATCATTCCTTGAACGTGGttatgccacctcaaacgacattttcgaagcttatcatgtatcagagGTCGGAGCTACTCTTAACTCTACTCTAATGcgatcattctttactttatccctcctagttttgccacacatccatccatctcaacatccttatcTCTGCTACATTTAGTTTATACATATGACATTTCTCAATTGTCCAACATTccacaccatacatcatagccggtcgtataacagtcctataaaattttcctttaagctttaatcGAATATACCGATAATATAGCACTCCGGACGCACCACTCCACTTAatccatcctattttatttctttgaataAAATCAACTTCCATATACCTAAAGTAACCACTTCATGTTTGAGcctagatacctaaaataacCACTTCGAGGGATAACCCTCTCACGATATCCACTATCTCATTAACTGTTCAAGtataactaaagttacacaccacatactccgtctttgttctacttattttAAGAccttttgtttccaaattttatcTCCATGACTCCAACTTGGCGACCCCTCCAAAGTTAAATgagtttcaaataaaaaaaccagTCTGAATGTCTCAGTTAGACCAGTGGTTTTAAGGACTTGCTATATTAGATTGTTTCTCTGCTTTGAATGCCAAAAGGTGTATCACATGGATGGATGTGGCTTGGATGAGAACCTATGTTAGAGGCTATAGGGAAAGACTTTTGAAAAGAGGGAGGAGggaagaaaataagagagaaaagaaattctTAATCATAAAATTGACAGCTCCTACCCAACACAATCTACAACAAATATTAAGTTCATTGGACATGGCAGAAAAAGATTTACACACAGTTTACAAATTCATTTGAAACAATTGAAAATAAGCATGCCTCAGTTTGAATCCTAAGTAAGAAAAACCAACAACAAATGAATGATTGATCCCAATAAATCTACGAATGTTTCCTAGAGTTAAAAGGTGTATATTAATCTGTTGCAGTGCTAAAAAAATAAACCataaattttcagaaaaaaaaaatttacatatttTTAACATGGTTGATTAAGTCCAAATTTTCCTTTCCTCTATTTAAGTAATTATAATCTCACAACAATCTTTAATAACTAAATTTATGGTCAAATTGAGCAGCCAGTACACTCACATGAAATGGCTCATATTCCAGGACATTTAAGTAAATATCCCCAAAAATGCAAAATATTTGATAAGGGTGCCACTGTGGCACTTATTTCCCCCCGAATCATTTCATAATCCAAATTCAAAAGGTAAAAACTCGAATATCAAAATATTTCTAACCATTGTGTTTGACATAAATAAATCATCCATCATCGGATTTGTTTAAGAAGCAAAACTATAAAATGAAGGCATTTCAACAAATACAAACTGCCAATAATTTGAATGatccattttagaatcaaaaggaaaatctCACACCAGCATTACCCATGGAAGCTAAGACAGCCACAATATAAAAGATAGTATTTTCTTACAACTGTGTATTCAGGTCTAGAGTTGGATCAGCAGGAGCACTCTCAAATGCGTGTTTCAGAGACTGTTTCTTGTAATACCTGATAGaagaattaaataaataaatagagttAAATAATTGAGAAAACCTATTCAGTTTCCACAAAGGTGAATGGCTAATTTATAAGCAGCAAAAAATAAGACCAACCTTGAAGAGAAAGAATctgttgagaatactatttgCATTGTTGCCGCCAAATAACAACTGCAACAGAAAAGCAATGTACAAAGAAACAGTTATAGATAAgtaatttttaatgaaaaaaaaatgaaggtacCAAAACTACCTGTTCCCAAGAT
The window above is part of the Macadamia integrifolia cultivar HAES 741 unplaced genomic scaffold, SCU_Mint_v3 scaffold2422, whole genome shotgun sequence genome. Proteins encoded here:
- the LOC122066504 gene encoding ubiquitin carboxyl-terminal hydrolase 14, which translates into the protein MLTPMELLRSHLSRVRIPEPTNRIYKQECCISFDSPKSEGGLFIDMNSFLAFGKDYVGWNYEKTGNPVYLHIKQMKKSVPEDRPLKKPTLLAIGVEGGFDNHEPEYEESHSIIILPEFVSLSFPSVELPEKVRLAVDAILMAEGAERKEQVASWTADKKLPSRYAMDLPQIGSGVIVPPSGWKCCKCDKTDNLWLNLTDGMILCGRRNWDGSGGNNHAVEHYKETNYPLAVKLGTITADLEGADVYSYPEDEIVEDPLLPQHLAFFGIDFSSLQKTEMTTAEKELDQNTNFDWNRIQESGEEVELLFGPGYTGLINLGNSCYLAATMQIVFSTDSFSSRYYKKQSLKHAFESAPADPTLDLNTQLAKLGHGLLSGKYSVPAKEKQEGITPRMFKAVIAASHPEFSSMRQQDALEFFLHLLDQVERANTGKTEPDPSRSFKFGIEERLQCSSGKVAYNKRVDCILSLNIPLHEAINKEQLEAFQRLKAEKSLEGKEVSAEEIIRPRVPLEACLASFSAPEEVHDFFSAALNSKTTAIKTAGLTSFPDYLVLHMRKFVMEEGWVPKKLDVYIDVPDVIDIGHMRSQGLQPGEELLPQTVAGTGVEASKPSANEDIVSQLADMGFVYLHCQKAAINTSNTGVEEAMNWLLSHMNDPDIDDPISQEAQTAEVLLSFVDQSKVDTLVSFGFEEEVSRKALKASGGDIEKATDWIFNNPQVSASAEMDTTSSSAQSVADEGLPDGGGKYKLIGLVSHIGTSTQCGHYVAHVYKDGRWVIFNDDKVGASVNPPKDMGYLYFFERLNC